The Sorghum bicolor cultivar BTx623 chromosome 6, Sorghum_bicolor_NCBIv3, whole genome shotgun sequence genome contains the following window.
CACAAGAAAAGTCATGAAACTATAAAGTACGTGGTCTTAGTATTGCAAATATTAATACGCTAAAAAGTTATTAAGAGTAAAAAGCTAAGAGTCTCACCAACCAATCAACGGTGAAACTATACAATCATAGGCTAATTTTTAAGGAAAAAAACCTCCAAAATCGATCTAATAGTGATGAAAGCAAAccatataaggccttgtttggatgttgtcggattcacctcaatccacatgtgttgaagtggattgaggtggaatttagttcaagttccactccaatccaccccaacacatgtggattgatgcgaatccgactacatccaaacaaggcctaagaatggGGATGAAGACCATGAGGAGGAGGTGGGCAGATGGCCAAGAGGATATGGAACCAAGATCTAATTCTAGTCATGCTCGAGTCGCCCTGCCTCGTGGTTGTGGCACTGGGTAACACGAAGACGGCAGGAGATCATGCAAAGGCGCGGTAGTGGAGTGATTTGAGATGGACAAAACAACAGTTAGaattttttaggccttgtttagttcaccctaaaaacaaaaaacttttcaaaattcctcgtcacatcgaatcttgcggtatatgcatgaaacactaaacaaaaataaaaactaattgcacagtttatctgtaaatcgcgagatgaatcttttgaatctacttagtccatgattagacaatatttgtcaaataaaaacgaaaatgctacagtatcaaaacccAAAagattttcgaaactaaacagaaCAAAACAACAGTTAGATCCATAGAGCTCGGCTGGATATGGGTTGGGCTTGTGCTGGGCACGGGTTAGCCCGGACTTGATAATATCCTGGTCGAAAATTTGAAAGCTTACATGTAAACTCTACTTGAAAATCCATGTAAGTTTACAAGTGAATTTTCGACCTTGAAACTTACATGAATTTTTATACTGTCTTCCTTAATTAGCAGAACATCAAAGCTTAGTTTTTTTTAGCAGAACATCAAAGCTTAATTAGCACCCACCAAATGTCTCGGATCAAACATTAGCGTCGTTATTATataggagtatatatatatactgataGTAGGGACGGATATTATTCTTTTATACTCACACTTCCATCCCTGGACTTCCCAAGGACCTTCTCAGTAGAACCGATAGGAGGCCACACGAACAAGCAATTGGGCCTGGCTATATCAGGCCTAATTGGATCTGCCATTCATAGTAAAATAGGAAAACGGAAGACTTTTTTTATCTCTCAAGAACTAGTTTGAGTGACTATCCTCCTCGAACTCTAAACCGGATGTCTTACCTCCTCAACTTTCAAAACCTACTAAATTACCCATGTATGGATTAGAATTGATTTTATTCACAGTTTCATCCATTTATAGTTAAAAAACTTGTAAATACTTAATAATGTTTTTATACCATGAAAAATGTATATAAGGTTCTAAAAAAATTGATAAAAATCTTAGAGCTATATAAGGACATGAAAAATCCAAAGAAGTTATTTAGATCTTGTGAAAATATCTCTAGAAGTTTTTAAACTAAAGACTGAGCTATAGGAAAATGGGGGAAATATCCagaaaaaatttagaaaaatcCCAAAACATTCAAATGGTGTCTAAATGCACTCTAGAAACTTTTTGCAATAAAATTATGAGATGAACCAGAAAGAGTGCAACAATACATTTAATACAAAAATGCATTCGTTCTGGTTGcatatcatatttttattacaaAACCTTTTGAAAACATTTTTAGACAttaagttggatgatttaggaAGTTTCCACATTCGATTGCATATTTACCATTTTTCTAGAGCTACATAATTTTTTGGAAGCTTTTAAAGATACTTTCACGAGCTCTATGTATTTTATTTGAGGTCCTCGTGTTCCTATCTATTTCTACCGTTTTTCTTTGAAATTTTAGAAGTTTAGATATATTTTTCGTAGTATAGTAAGACGTCACTTTGAATAACTAATATTTTTGTGGTAAGTCCTCACACCATGATAATAGTTTAAGTCGCCACACCATGAATATCTAAATTTTTTCATGGTAAATTGTATTTTTTTGGTAAGTCGTCACAATTTACCATTGAACAAAATTTTTCTTAAAACCTAAACAATTTACCATTGAGCACAATTCAAAGATTTTCCACGAACTCTAAAACTGAACAATTTACCATCGTGGGACAAAATCACACCATGATAATACTTTAAAGAGGTGAAAGTGATACTTTTCTACTAAAAATATGTCCATCCCAGCTCTTTTGTGAGGAACTGAGGACCAAACAGATCACCAAAACAGTATGATCGACATCTACCAGTCCACCGAGTTTATATTTTCCTACTGTAGTAATTTGTCTAATAAATTGtgattagtttcaaaaaattttttgTGATTCCCTGAAAAACATATCATTCAACCATGTTTCTTAACCATTCTGTGAACACCTGACGACAGCAATCTGCagaaattgttttttttttccactCAGCTCAAATGTTCTAGGCTTATAGCCCATCCAAGTACCTTCGAGGCCTCTCTCCCTCTGTGTTCTCGCTTTCGAAGCTCCTCCAACACAACCTTCTAGCCTTCTAGACCTGTTTTTACTACTGAGTTGCTCTGCTCTCTCACCGATATATCTAGCCCCTTCCGTGATCAAATCATAGTATCAcactgacttttttttttttggacaacACGCTCACTTCGGTTTGGGTCCAAGAAGTATAAAGGCAGCTCGACAATTAACAAGCCCCCTAAACATCAGCATCAGCTCAAGCCTCAAGCTGCTCAATTCAGATTAACACACTAATCCCCACCCACGCCATCATACCAACTCCAACCGGCTGCACTGCACCTAAACCTCTCCAAGAACGGCAATAAACATCCCAATAAATCTCAGCAAGGCACCACGCGGAAGGTCTCACGCCGAAAGGCGATCCAAGCAGCGAGAGAGCATGTCAGCGTTGCCGGAGAACATCGTCGCAGGCGGCAGTGGCCCGGCGCCGGTCCCGTGGTGGAGCGCTTCCTCGCCGGTGGGCGGCGACGTCGTCCTCTCCGGCGTAGTCCTCCTCTTCGCCGCCCTGGCCTTCGCGTTCGTCCTGTACCACTACTTCACAGTCACGGTCGTCAGTCGCCGCGGTGGCAGTGGCACgcgggagcgggagcgggaCGGCGCGGCGGTGGGGCCGCCATCGAGCGCTGCCCAGCAGCGCGGCACGTTGTTGGGAGGGCGCGATGGCCATGGCCTTGACCCGTCGTCGGTGCTCCGGGCGTTGCCGCTGACGGTTTACAAGGCGAAGGGCCGGGCAGCAGGCGAGGCGCTGGAGTGCGCGGTGTGCCTCGCCGAACTCACCGACGGCGAGGCCGCCAGGTTCCTGCCCCGGTGCCAGCACGGCTTCCACGCCGAGTGCATCGACCTGTGGCTGCGCGGCCACTCCACGTGCCCGCTATGCCGCGTCGACGTCGACCTGCTCCCTCctgcgccgccgtcgtcgtcgtcgtcgtcctcggccCTCCCTCCGGCGCTGCCGGAGCCCGCCAACTACCCCATGAACCTGCCGACGAACGTCCTGTTCTGGGGATCCCAGGACGCGGTCACCGTGGCGAGACTGAGAGCCTCcgggacgaggacgacgacggtACACAGCGGCCCGAGCGCTCCGAGTGGAGCGTCGCCGCCGCTGGCCATCCATGTCAGGGAAGCGACACCACCGGCAGTGGCACCGCCGACGCGTGAAGGCGACGCGGCGAAAGCCCAGGGGTTGTTGGCGAGGCTGAGTTCTCTC
Protein-coding sequences here:
- the LOC8080355 gene encoding E3 ubiquitin-protein ligase EL5; the protein is MSALPENIVAGGSGPAPVPWWSASSPVGGDVVLSGVVLLFAALAFAFVLYHYFTVTVVSRRGGSGTRERERDGAAVGPPSSAAQQRGTLLGGRDGHGLDPSSVLRALPLTVYKAKGRAAGEALECAVCLAELTDGEAARFLPRCQHGFHAECIDLWLRGHSTCPLCRVDVDLLPPAPPSSSSSSSALPPALPEPANYPMNLPTNVLFWGSQDAVTVARLRASGTRTTTVHSGPSAPSGASPPLAIHVREATPPAVAPPTREGDAAKAQGLLARLSSLRRLWSRGSTHDAAAIGHTLPCRATNHLV